The proteins below come from a single Lactobacillus johnsonii genomic window:
- a CDS encoding FtsW/RodA/SpoVE family cell cycle protein, which produces MTKVENKADWYDRIAWGVVIPVFLLAVISLYGIWVATVNDPKMGSPVKAVITQAVWYLVSIALVIFVMQFDAEQLFKIAPIAYGIGIILLIAVLFLYNRQVFADTGAKSWFKLGPLTFQPSEIMKPAFILMLARVVERHNEQYAHTFKTDWLLIGKIFAWLIPVAVLLKLQNDFGTMLVFFAIVGGVILVSGITWKIIIPVYGVVFIIGAAAILLVTTPGGQAFLGSAFNFRAYQFQRINSWLNPSQDTSSGAYQLWQSMKAVGSGQIWGHGFGKISVYVPVRTSDMVFSVIGESLGFVGCCALILIYFYLIFQMVKITFETKNAFYSYISTGIIMMILFHVFENIGMGIDLLPLTGIPLPFVSQGGSALLGNMIGIGLILSMKWHHKDYIFSTAGDF; this is translated from the coding sequence ATGACAAAAGTTGAAAATAAAGCAGATTGGTATGATCGCATCGCATGGGGTGTAGTAATTCCAGTCTTTTTATTAGCCGTCATCAGTCTATACGGTATTTGGGTCGCAACTGTGAATGATCCTAAAATGGGTAGTCCAGTAAAAGCAGTTATTACTCAAGCAGTTTGGTATCTGGTATCAATTGCACTGGTGATTTTCGTAATGCAATTTGATGCAGAACAACTTTTTAAAATTGCTCCAATTGCTTATGGGATTGGAATAATTTTATTAATTGCAGTTTTATTCTTGTATAACCGGCAAGTATTTGCCGATACCGGTGCGAAGAGTTGGTTTAAATTAGGACCATTAACTTTTCAACCCTCTGAAATTATGAAACCTGCCTTTATCTTAATGTTAGCGAGAGTAGTAGAGCGGCATAATGAACAGTATGCCCATACTTTTAAAACAGATTGGCTTTTGATTGGTAAAATATTTGCATGGTTAATTCCAGTTGCAGTTTTGTTAAAGCTACAAAATGACTTCGGTACCATGCTTGTGTTCTTTGCAATTGTTGGTGGGGTAATTTTAGTTTCAGGAATTACTTGGAAAATTATCATCCCAGTATATGGTGTTGTGTTTATTATTGGTGCAGCAGCAATCTTACTGGTTACTACCCCCGGTGGACAAGCATTTTTAGGAAGTGCATTTAACTTTAGGGCCTACCAGTTTCAAAGAATTAACTCTTGGTTGAATCCATCTCAAGATACTTCGTCAGGTGCTTATCAATTGTGGCAAAGTATGAAGGCGGTTGGATCAGGTCAAATCTGGGGACATGGTTTTGGTAAAATTAGTGTTTATGTTCCTGTTAGAACTTCCGATATGGTTTTCTCAGTTATTGGAGAATCATTAGGTTTTGTAGGATGTTGTGCTTTGATTTTGATTTATTTCTATTTAATTTTTCAAATGGTCAAAATTACTTTTGAAACAAAAAATGCATTTTACTCTTATATTTCTACAGGAATTATCATGATGATTTTATTCCACGTTTTTGAAAATATCGGAATGGGAATTGATCTTTTACCATTGACTGGTATCCCGCTACCATTTGTATCTCAAGGGGGATCAGCCTTATTAGGAAATATGATTGGAATTGGCTTGATTCTATCGATGAAGTGGCACCATAAAGATTATATTTTTAGTACCGCTGGAGACTTTTAA
- a CDS encoding DUF2969 domain-containing protein yields the protein MSRKLESIDIEVNERKGTSAPTWEVVIPGKRSIGIIEQEEERYHVVSSKTNHSLYSKTLESAINELLSYFTLHEK from the coding sequence ATGTCTAGAAAATTGGAAAGTATTGATATTGAAGTTAATGAAAGAAAAGGCACTTCAGCACCTACCTGGGAAGTTGTTATTCCTGGCAAACGTTCTATTGGAATTATTGAACAAGAAGAAGAACGCTACCATGTAGTATCTTCCAAAACAAATCACAGTCTCTATTCCAAGACTTTAGAAAGTGCTATTAATGAATTACTTTCATACTTTACTTTGCATGAGAAATAA
- the yidD gene encoding membrane protein insertion efficiency factor YidD, giving the protein MNKLLIGLVNVYKKFISPILPPTCRYYPTCSSYMIDALKKHGAILGLIMGLARILRCNPFIKGGVDPVPDYFTLRRNPHPERYEDEIIAQAFHSNKK; this is encoded by the coding sequence ATGAATAAATTGTTAATTGGGTTGGTAAATGTTTATAAGAAATTTATTTCTCCAATTTTGCCACCAACATGTAGGTATTATCCTACTTGTTCAAGCTATATGATTGATGCTTTAAAAAAGCATGGAGCAATTTTAGGCTTAATAATGGGACTAGCGCGGATATTACGCTGTAATCCTTTTATTAAGGGAGGAGTAGATCCAGTACCGGATTATTTTACCCTGCGTCGTAATCCTCATCCTGAACGATATGAAGATGAAATTATTGCGCAGGCATTTCATTCGAATAAAAAGTAG
- a CDS encoding DNA-directed RNA polymerase subunit beta — translation MKRASFNFSLVNKHLKKLGKIILYLFATMLLGAFIGCGVASGNPFAIFFPTTWIHFFEFLS, via the coding sequence ATGAAGAGAGCAAGTTTTAATTTTTCATTAGTAAATAAACATTTAAAAAAATTGGGAAAGATTATTTTATACTTGTTTGCAACCATGCTCCTTGGAGCCTTTATTGGATGTGGTGTTGCAAGTGGCAATCCTTTTGCAATTTTCTTTCCTACAACATGGATTCATTTTTTTGAGTTTTTAAGTTAA
- a CDS encoding rod shape-determining protein has translation MARDIGIDLGTANVLINVSGKGIVLNEPSVVAVDTDKDKVVAVGTEAYKMVGRTPGNIRVIRPLKNGVIADFDITEEMLSYFIEKLNVKGFMSKPNILICAPTGVTSIEQKAIIQAAEKSGGGRVYLDFEPKVAAVGAGLDIFRPQGNMVIDIGGGTTDIAVLSMGEIVTSRSLRWAGDKMNQAIASYIKRSKNLLVGQHTAEQIKIQLGTAFEADPTKTMTVRGRDMVDGLPKQVTINELEVQKALEDGLMSIVAATKEVLEQTPPELSADIIDRGIMLTGGGALLKNIDKLITYYLQVPVLKADEPLEAVANGTGVLLKNIENHQRH, from the coding sequence GTGGCAAGAGATATAGGAATTGATTTAGGAACTGCAAATGTTCTAATAAATGTATCTGGTAAAGGTATCGTTTTAAATGAACCTTCTGTTGTTGCTGTAGATACTGATAAAGATAAAGTTGTCGCAGTCGGTACTGAGGCATATAAAATGGTAGGGCGTACACCAGGTAATATTAGAGTAATTAGACCATTGAAAAATGGTGTAATTGCAGATTTTGATATTACAGAAGAAATGCTTAGCTACTTTATTGAAAAATTAAACGTAAAAGGTTTTATGTCTAAACCTAATATTCTAATCTGTGCTCCTACTGGAGTTACTTCAATTGAGCAAAAAGCTATTATTCAAGCTGCTGAGAAATCAGGTGGAGGCCGAGTATATCTAGACTTTGAACCTAAAGTAGCAGCTGTGGGAGCAGGGCTAGATATTTTTAGACCACAAGGAAATATGGTTATTGATATTGGTGGTGGTACTACTGATATTGCTGTCTTGTCAATGGGAGAAATCGTAACTTCCCGCTCACTTCGTTGGGCCGGGGATAAAATGAATCAGGCCATTGCCAGCTATATTAAACGTAGTAAGAATCTTTTAGTAGGACAACACACTGCTGAGCAAATTAAGATTCAACTTGGGACCGCTTTTGAAGCGGATCCAACTAAGACGATGACTGTTCGTGGTCGTGATATGGTTGACGGATTGCCAAAGCAAGTTACAATTAACGAGCTAGAAGTTCAAAAGGCTCTTGAAGATGGTTTAATGTCAATTGTGGCTGCAACTAAAGAAGTTTTGGAGCAAACTCCACCTGAATTGTCTGCTGACATTATCGATCGTGGTATTATGTTAACAGGTGGTGGAGCCTTACTAAAGAATATTGATAAATTAATTACTTATTATCTCCAAGTTCCAGTTTTAAAGGCTGATGAACCATTAGAAGCTGTTGCAAATGGAACAGGTGTGTTGCTTAAAAATATTGAAAATCATCAGAGACACTAA
- a CDS encoding DUF1146 family protein, translating to MMKQVGVHAIVSLITYLVTIAFSFRAVRGLRVDQLFKKGHTFEIQVFLLFVSIALGFIVGQFILALVDQSLALKMLF from the coding sequence ATGATGAAACAAGTAGGAGTTCATGCAATTGTTAGTCTAATCACATATTTAGTGACGATTGCATTTTCGTTCAGAGCAGTGAGAGGTCTGAGAGTGGACCAGTTATTTAAAAAGGGACACACATTTGAAATTCAAGTATTTTTACTATTTGTGTCGATTGCCTTAGGGTTTATAGTTGGACAATTTATTTTGGCATTAGTGGATCAATCCTTAGCTTTAAAAATGCTTTTTTAA
- a CDS encoding F0F1 ATP synthase subunit epsilon, which produces MADPEKIIKVSVVTPDGIVYSHNATMVAMRAIDGDRAIMYDHLPIVTPLSIGEVRVKRTHEMNDRIDHIAVNGGYIEFSNNEATIIADSAERARNIDVKRAQSAKKRAEQHMQEAKEKHNEREMLEAEIALRRAVNRLHVRENYGK; this is translated from the coding sequence ATGGCAGATCCAGAAAAAATTATAAAAGTTAGCGTTGTAACACCTGATGGTATTGTCTATTCGCATAATGCTACGATGGTAGCAATGCGCGCAATTGATGGAGATCGTGCAATTATGTATGATCACCTTCCAATTGTTACTCCTTTATCTATTGGTGAAGTTCGGGTAAAAAGAACGCATGAAATGAATGATCGTATTGACCATATTGCTGTTAATGGGGGCTATATTGAATTTTCAAATAATGAAGCAACCATTATTGCTGACAGTGCTGAACGGGCTCGCAATATTGATGTTAAACGTGCACAATCAGCTAAGAAGCGTGCTGAACAACATATGCAAGAAGCTAAAGAGAAGCACAACGAAAGAGAAATGCTAGAAGCTGAAATTGCTTTACGTCGTGCGGTTAATAGATTACATGTACGTGAAAATTACGGTAAATAG
- the atpD gene encoding F0F1 ATP synthase subunit beta, whose protein sequence is MSKGEIVQVIGPVVDVEFPLDKDLPDINNALRVTNNNGDTLVLEVTLELGDGVLRTISMESTDGLRRGMEVEDTGAPISVPVGKDTLGRVFNVLGDPIDGGPALGKDVKREGIHKEAPKYDELSTSEEILETGIKVIDLLEPYVRGGKVGLFGGAGVGKTTIIQELIHNIAQEHGGISVFTGVGERTREGNDLYFEMKASGVLSKTAMVFGQMNEPPGARMRVALTGLTIAEYFRDVEGLDVLLFIDNIFRFTQAGSEVSALLGRMPSAVGYQPTLATEMGQLQERITSTKKGSITSIQAVYVPADDYTDPAPATTFAHLDATTNLERRLVEQGIYPAVDPLESTSSALDPEIVGEEHYEVAVKVQHILQRYQELQDIISVLGMDELSDDEKLIVERARKIQFFLSQNFFVAEQFTGIPGSYVPIKETIKGFKMIIDGKLDDLPEDAFRNVGPIEDVIKQAEKMGVTPKNPEAKAMLEAK, encoded by the coding sequence TTGAGTAAAGGCGAAATTGTCCAAGTTATTGGACCTGTCGTTGACGTGGAATTCCCACTAGATAAAGATTTGCCTGATATTAATAACGCCTTACGTGTCACAAACAACAATGGTGATACTCTTGTTCTTGAAGTTACACTAGAACTTGGTGACGGTGTTTTAAGAACTATCTCAATGGAATCTACCGACGGTTTAAGACGTGGTATGGAAGTTGAAGACACAGGTGCTCCAATTTCTGTTCCTGTTGGTAAAGACACTTTAGGACGTGTCTTTAACGTATTAGGTGATCCAATTGATGGTGGTCCTGCTCTAGGTAAAGATGTAAAACGTGAAGGTATTCATAAAGAAGCACCTAAGTACGATGAACTAAGCACAAGTGAAGAAATTCTAGAAACTGGTATTAAAGTTATTGACTTACTTGAACCATATGTTCGTGGTGGTAAGGTTGGTCTATTCGGTGGTGCCGGTGTTGGTAAGACAACTATTATTCAGGAATTGATTCATAATATTGCCCAAGAACACGGTGGTATTTCTGTATTTACTGGTGTTGGGGAAAGAACACGTGAAGGTAACGACCTTTACTTTGAAATGAAGGCATCTGGCGTTTTATCTAAAACTGCTATGGTCTTTGGTCAGATGAATGAGCCACCTGGTGCCAGAATGCGTGTTGCATTAACTGGTTTGACTATTGCGGAATACTTCCGTGATGTTGAAGGTTTGGACGTATTATTATTTATTGATAATATTTTCCGTTTCACTCAGGCAGGTTCTGAAGTTTCTGCTTTACTTGGTCGTATGCCAAGTGCCGTTGGTTACCAACCAACTTTGGCAACTGAAATGGGTCAATTGCAAGAACGGATTACTTCTACTAAGAAGGGATCTATTACTTCAATTCAAGCCGTTTATGTGCCAGCTGATGACTATACTGACCCGGCTCCTGCAACTACATTCGCTCACCTAGATGCTACTACTAACCTAGAACGTCGTTTGGTTGAACAAGGTATTTACCCAGCTGTTGATCCACTTGAATCAACTTCTAGTGCCTTAGATCCAGAAATTGTTGGTGAAGAACACTATGAAGTAGCTGTTAAGGTTCAACATATTTTGCAACGTTACCAAGAATTGCAAGATATTATTTCTGTTTTAGGTATGGATGAATTATCAGATGATGAGAAGTTAATTGTTGAACGCGCAAGAAAGATTCAATTCTTCCTTTCACAAAACTTCTTTGTTGCTGAACAATTTACTGGTATTCCAGGTTCATATGTACCAATCAAGGAAACAATTAAAGGCTTCAAGATGATCATTGATGGTAAATTAGATGATCTTCCAGAAGATGCTTTCCGTAACGTTGGTCCAATTGAGGATGTTATTAAGCAAGCTGAAAAGATGGGAGTTACTCCTAAAAATCCTGAAGCAAAAGCAATGCTAGAAGCAAAGTAG
- a CDS encoding F0F1 ATP synthase subunit gamma, translating to MAESLLELKKKIASIQKTGQITEAMRMVSGVKLNRTEKLDQEYTIYNDKVRATVSHLMSSQIVNQLGKETNEYSEFSGQSNIDYSSFFDLGTLASLVQPRKEIKSTGYLVISGDRGLVGSYNSQVIKNMMSIFKDADAQNKDVKILAVGSVAAQFFKKQNLNVVYEYSGVSDVPTYNEVRDIVQTAVKMYLNGVYDELFVCYTHHVNTLTSAFRVESMLPISDIDINHKDTMPKDYIIEPDIDSVLKTVLPQFAKSMIFGAILDAKTAEHASSMTAMQSASQNADDVVSGLKTKLNRARQAQITTEITEIIGGANALE from the coding sequence TTGGCAGAATCTCTCCTTGAACTGAAAAAAAAGATTGCTTCAATTCAGAAAACAGGTCAAATAACTGAAGCTATGAGAATGGTTTCAGGTGTTAAATTGAATAGAACTGAAAAACTTGATCAAGAATATACTATTTATAACGATAAAGTTAGAGCAACCGTTTCTCATCTGATGAGTTCACAAATTGTGAATCAATTAGGTAAAGAGACAAATGAATATAGTGAATTTAGCGGTCAATCTAATATTGATTATAGTAGTTTCTTCGATTTAGGTACTTTAGCATCTTTAGTTCAACCTCGTAAAGAAATCAAATCGACTGGTTACTTAGTAATTAGTGGAGATAGAGGTTTAGTTGGTTCTTATAACAGTCAAGTTATTAAGAATATGATGAGTATCTTTAAAGATGCTGATGCCCAAAATAAAGATGTTAAAATTTTGGCAGTTGGTAGCGTTGCAGCACAATTCTTTAAGAAGCAAAATCTTAATGTGGTATATGAATATAGTGGGGTAAGCGATGTCCCAACTTACAATGAAGTTAGAGATATTGTTCAAACCGCTGTAAAGATGTACTTAAATGGCGTTTATGATGAACTTTTTGTTTGTTATACTCACCACGTAAATACGTTGACTTCTGCTTTTAGAGTAGAAAGCATGTTACCAATTTCTGATATTGATATTAATCATAAAGATACAATGCCAAAAGACTACATTATTGAGCCAGATATTGATTCAGTATTGAAGACAGTTTTACCTCAATTTGCTAAATCAATGATCTTTGGAGCTATTTTGGATGCTAAAACTGCTGAGCATGCAAGTTCAATGACAGCGATGCAGAGTGCATCTCAAAATGCAGATGATGTTGTTTCTGGTTTGAAGACTAAATTGAATCGAGCAAGACAGGCACAAATTACTACCGAAATTACTGAAATTATTGGTGGTGCAAATGCCTTAGAATAA